The Myxococcota bacterium genome has a segment encoding these proteins:
- a CDS encoding 3'-5' exonuclease: protein MPHPIVEDELAQLETVRERLKAMPAVRTASEEPIVRELETLRAQLVSGSENKDRMALTAEWQRQSALLEQIRAGKPTGEVDPHSPYFAHLRLREGGNDRDLFLGRATCVQKGVRIVDWRNAPVTRIFYRYQQGDEYEEEFAGRTREGEVVARRMVRIRDGRLERIDAPEGVFQGDPAHPERWEACARSAPRLAGGEAAALRAWDDAHAGARALGTDAQGRVQRADKRLPEITGLIDPEQFELITRKDAGFLVIRGTAGSGKTTVALHRIAYLAYDDPSIDSERTLFVVFSRALRSYVSGVLPSLGIADARVVTYGEWAHEQCRRHFPRLPTARRGDTPAIATRIKLHPEIGRVLDAHVRSIPGEPSPRQALDDWASALTNERLLREVLEREAPGDVSADELQRFVDLQRKRNEEVFAYLGGDRDVEAELDPEDDALLLRAWQLRVGPLRAAGAQGDPRPVRYRHVAIDEVQDFAPVEVQVLLECLDERKSITLAGDTQQHVMQASGFTSWADFFRHLDVPGTSIETLRTSYRSSHEIASFALEVLGDLREDDEPPRTTRSGPPVELFRFTDRGASVAFLADALQQLARAEPLASVALLTPSPRLSQTYAEALSRCDLPRLHLVTDQDFSFEPGVEISEVAQVKGLEFDYVVVLDASADHYPDTPASRRLLHVAATRAVHQLWLTSIGTPSPLVGAATLI from the coding sequence GTGCCGCATCCGATCGTCGAAGACGAGCTCGCGCAGCTCGAGACCGTCCGCGAGCGGCTGAAGGCGATGCCCGCCGTGCGCACCGCGTCCGAGGAGCCGATCGTGCGCGAGCTCGAGACGCTCCGCGCGCAGCTCGTGTCCGGGTCCGAGAACAAGGATCGGATGGCGCTCACCGCCGAGTGGCAGCGACAGAGCGCCCTGCTCGAGCAGATCCGCGCCGGCAAGCCGACCGGCGAGGTCGACCCGCACTCGCCGTACTTCGCGCACCTGCGACTGCGCGAGGGCGGAAACGACCGCGACCTCTTCCTCGGGCGCGCGACCTGCGTGCAGAAGGGCGTGCGCATCGTCGATTGGCGCAATGCGCCGGTGACGCGGATCTTCTACCGCTACCAGCAGGGCGACGAGTACGAAGAGGAGTTCGCGGGCCGCACGCGCGAGGGCGAGGTCGTCGCGCGGCGCATGGTGCGCATCCGCGACGGACGCCTCGAGCGCATCGACGCGCCCGAGGGCGTGTTCCAGGGCGACCCCGCGCACCCCGAACGCTGGGAGGCGTGCGCGCGCTCGGCGCCGCGCCTCGCGGGCGGCGAGGCCGCCGCCCTGCGCGCATGGGACGACGCGCACGCCGGCGCGCGCGCCCTCGGCACCGACGCGCAGGGGCGCGTGCAGCGCGCGGACAAGCGGCTCCCCGAGATCACCGGCCTGATCGACCCGGAGCAGTTCGAGCTCATCACGCGCAAGGACGCGGGCTTCCTCGTCATCCGCGGCACGGCGGGCTCGGGCAAGACGACGGTCGCCCTGCACCGCATCGCGTACCTCGCCTACGACGACCCGTCGATCGACTCGGAGCGCACGCTCTTCGTCGTGTTCTCGCGCGCGCTGCGCAGCTACGTGTCGGGTGTGCTGCCCTCGCTCGGGATCGCGGACGCGCGCGTCGTCACCTACGGCGAGTGGGCGCACGAGCAGTGCCGCCGCCACTTCCCGCGCCTCCCGACGGCGCGCCGCGGCGACACGCCCGCGATCGCGACGCGCATCAAGCTCCACCCCGAGATCGGACGCGTGCTCGACGCGCACGTGCGCAGCATTCCCGGCGAGCCGAGCCCGCGACAGGCGCTCGACGACTGGGCGAGCGCACTCACGAACGAGCGCCTGCTGCGCGAGGTGCTCGAGCGCGAAGCACCGGGCGACGTGAGCGCCGACGAGCTGCAGCGCTTCGTCGACCTCCAGCGCAAGCGCAACGAGGAGGTGTTCGCGTACCTCGGCGGCGATCGCGACGTCGAGGCCGAGCTCGATCCGGAGGATGACGCGCTGCTGCTGCGCGCGTGGCAGCTGCGCGTCGGTCCGCTCCGCGCGGCGGGCGCGCAAGGCGACCCGCGCCCCGTGCGCTATCGCCACGTCGCGATCGACGAGGTGCAGGACTTCGCGCCCGTCGAGGTGCAGGTGCTGCTCGAGTGCCTCGACGAGCGCAAGAGCATCACGCTCGCCGGCGACACGCAGCAGCACGTGATGCAGGCGAGCGGCTTCACGTCGTGGGCCGACTTCTTCCGCCACCTCGACGTGCCCGGGACGTCGATCGAGACGCTGCGCACGAGCTACCGCTCGTCGCACGAGATCGCGTCGTTCGCGCTCGAGGTGCTCGGCGACCTGCGCGAGGACGACGAACCGCCGCGCACGACGCGCAGCGGCCCGCCCGTCGAGCTCTTCCGCTTCACCGACCGCGGCGCCTCCGTCGCGTTCCTCGCCGACGCGCTGCAGCAGCTCGCGCGCGCCGAACCGCTCGCCTCCGTCGCCCTGCTGACGCCCTCGCCGCGGCTCTCGCAGACCTACGCCGAGGCGCTCTCGCGCTGCGACCTGCCGCGGCTCCACCTCGTCACGGACCAGGACTTCTCGTTCGAGCCCGGCGTCGAGATCAGCGAGGTCGCGCAGGTGAAGGG
- a CDS encoding glycoside hydrolase family 31 protein: MSRPSSHDARREGPARARERERTPSRRGRARVASDPTRHPSYPRDLRPLGGLASLRAMRSGAIALRFDGAVGELAVALDGSVRLRLAAGDALAPEPAEALGRPAWPLASIDARAHAGGEGEVAIACGAAENAPRIALRADPFEVRIETRDGAELATLVDARVGASGGGAIALATRPREHVFGLGEKSGAMDRRGRASVLRNQDPEIGLGADALYVSIPFALLHDVAARRARGVLLDATCASFVDAGARDPERIELACGFGALDVVVYPGPAPADVLRRFTAHVGRSALPPRWALGHHQSRWSYASQREVQALARAFRARGIPTDAIHLDIDHMRGYRVFTWNERRFPDPAAMTRELAAHGIRAVAITDPGVKVDEAFALFREGRERDYFLRDEGGGRFPLRVWPGDAALPDFGRADVRAWWARNHAPLLDVGVAGIWVDMNEPAGWKRDVRFGTGIPLLRPGGEADFARATQRALAGGEGDVPHESVRNAYGLSQARASRAALLDARPGERPFVLSRSGCQGVQRFAALWTGDSLSRWDDLRESVRMLLGLSVSGVAFCGADIGGFAGRATPELFARWMQIGALYPFARTHSMWGAGRQEPWSFGRRVETIARRALALRMQLLPYLSSLFHEAARSGAPVWRPLFFEFPDDGESVFCEDQVMIGPWLLAAPVLERGARERDVYLPPGVWLDWYDDARHVGPKRLRVAAPLDRIPLFLRGGAALPMQSAELSTGAPLREPLVVEVAPGADGQTVLYEDDGATEDGPVTRTRLRVRDRAAGRLRLEIARREGDFDVGERVVRVCFRGVGRPEAVRLGGEPVPRGHDVPSYRVDAGRVHVRLRDAGEVHAVEIEPAP, translated from the coding sequence ATGTCGCGCCCCAGCTCGCACGACGCGCGCCGCGAAGGCCCGGCGCGCGCGCGCGAACGCGAACGCACGCCCTCCAGGCGCGGACGCGCGCGCGTCGCGAGCGATCCGACGCGTCACCCGTCGTACCCCCGCGATCTGCGGCCGCTCGGCGGCCTCGCGTCGCTGCGCGCGATGCGGAGCGGCGCGATCGCGCTGCGCTTCGACGGCGCAGTGGGCGAGCTCGCGGTCGCGCTCGACGGCAGCGTGCGCCTGCGCCTCGCCGCGGGCGACGCGCTCGCGCCCGAACCCGCCGAGGCGCTCGGGCGACCCGCCTGGCCGCTCGCGTCGATCGACGCGCGCGCGCACGCGGGCGGCGAGGGCGAGGTCGCGATCGCGTGCGGCGCGGCCGAGAACGCGCCGCGCATCGCGCTGCGCGCCGACCCGTTCGAGGTGCGCATCGAGACGCGCGACGGCGCCGAGCTCGCGACGCTCGTCGACGCGCGCGTCGGCGCGTCGGGCGGCGGGGCGATCGCGTTGGCGACGCGGCCGCGCGAGCACGTCTTCGGGCTCGGCGAGAAGAGCGGCGCGATGGACCGCCGCGGCCGCGCATCGGTGCTCCGCAACCAGGATCCCGAGATCGGCCTCGGCGCCGACGCCCTCTACGTGTCGATCCCGTTCGCGCTGCTCCACGACGTCGCGGCGCGCCGCGCGCGCGGCGTGCTGCTCGATGCGACGTGCGCGTCGTTCGTCGACGCGGGCGCGCGCGACCCGGAGCGCATCGAGCTCGCCTGCGGGTTCGGCGCGCTCGACGTCGTCGTCTATCCCGGGCCCGCCCCGGCCGACGTGCTGCGCCGCTTCACGGCGCACGTCGGTCGCAGCGCGCTTCCCCCGCGCTGGGCGCTCGGGCACCACCAGTCGCGCTGGTCGTACGCGAGCCAGCGCGAGGTGCAGGCGCTCGCGCGCGCGTTCCGCGCGCGCGGCATCCCGACCGACGCGATCCACCTCGACATCGACCACATGCGCGGCTACCGCGTGTTCACCTGGAACGAGCGCCGCTTCCCCGATCCGGCGGCGATGACGCGCGAGCTCGCCGCGCACGGCATTCGCGCCGTCGCCATCACCGACCCGGGCGTCAAGGTCGACGAGGCGTTCGCGCTCTTCCGCGAAGGGCGCGAGCGCGACTACTTCCTGCGCGACGAAGGCGGCGGACGGTTCCCGCTGCGCGTCTGGCCGGGCGACGCGGCGCTTCCCGACTTCGGCCGCGCGGACGTGCGCGCGTGGTGGGCGCGGAATCACGCGCCGCTCCTCGACGTCGGCGTCGCCGGGATCTGGGTCGACATGAACGAGCCCGCCGGCTGGAAGCGCGACGTGCGCTTCGGCACCGGCATCCCGCTGCTCCGCCCGGGCGGCGAGGCCGATTTCGCGCGCGCGACGCAGCGCGCGCTCGCGGGCGGCGAAGGCGACGTGCCGCACGAGAGCGTGCGCAACGCCTACGGCCTCTCGCAGGCGCGCGCGTCGCGCGCCGCGCTGCTCGACGCGCGCCCCGGCGAGCGGCCCTTCGTGCTCTCGCGCTCCGGCTGCCAGGGCGTGCAGCGCTTCGCGGCGCTCTGGACGGGCGACTCGCTGAGCCGCTGGGACGACCTCCGCGAGAGCGTGCGCATGCTGCTCGGCCTGTCGGTGTCGGGCGTCGCGTTCTGCGGCGCGGACATCGGCGGCTTCGCGGGCCGCGCGACACCGGAGCTGTTCGCGCGCTGGATGCAGATCGGCGCGCTCTATCCGTTCGCGCGCACGCACTCGATGTGGGGGGCCGGGCGCCAGGAGCCGTGGAGCTTCGGTCGACGCGTCGAGACCATCGCGCGGCGCGCGCTCGCGCTGCGCATGCAGCTCCTTCCCTATCTGTCTTCGCTCTTCCACGAAGCGGCGCGGAGCGGCGCGCCGGTGTGGCGCCCGCTCTTCTTCGAGTTCCCGGACGACGGCGAATCCGTCTTCTGCGAGGACCAGGTGATGATCGGGCCGTGGCTGCTCGCGGCGCCCGTGCTCGAGCGCGGCGCGCGCGAGCGCGACGTCTACCTGCCGCCCGGCGTCTGGCTCGACTGGTACGACGACGCGCGCCACGTCGGCCCGAAGCGCCTGCGGGTCGCCGCGCCGCTCGACCGCATCCCGCTCTTCCTGCGCGGCGGCGCCGCGCTGCCGATGCAGAGCGCCGAGCTCTCGACCGGCGCGCCGCTGCGCGAGCCGCTCGTCGTCGAGGTCGCACCCGGCGCCGACGGCCAGACGGTGCTGTACGAGGACGACGGCGCGACGGAGGACGGGCCGGTGACGCGCACGCGGCTGCGCGTGCGCGACCGCGCGGCCGGGCGCCTGCGCCTCGAGATCGCGCGACGCGAGGGCGACTTCGACGTCGGCGAGCGCGTCGTGCGCGTGTGCTTCCGCGGCGTCGGCCGACCCGAGGCGGTGCGGCTCGGCGGCGAGCCGGTCCCGCGCGGTCACGACGTGCCGAGCTACCGCGTCGACGCCGGGCGCGTGCACGTGCGGCTGCGCGACGCGGGCGAGGTGCACGCCGTCGAGATCGAGCCCGCGCCGTGA
- a CDS encoding ATP-binding protein, translated as MGRLARLLDGLERVLALAEERMLRDRAPAYDGDFFARHLAFRFEPSSDGGRLVGIPHPALFALDDLVGVDRNVERLVRNTEQHVRGLPANNALLYGERGTGKSSAVRGLLARFGAQGLRMVEVHRDELVHLPHVLAAIAADGGRHRFLLFVDDLSFGPGEAGYRELKAALEGSLEGPPASVRIVATSNRRHLLPESMADNRGAHVDEAGELHLGEALDEKLALSDRFGLKLGFYPFDQDTYLAIVRHCLARANVDISEGSASGGGVPSWECVRADALRFALERASRSGRVARQFADDLAGRLALERATASTPDGER; from the coding sequence ATGGGTCGCCTCGCGCGCTTGCTCGACGGGCTCGAACGCGTGCTCGCGCTCGCCGAGGAACGCATGCTGCGCGACCGCGCGCCCGCGTACGACGGCGACTTCTTCGCGCGCCACCTCGCCTTCCGCTTCGAGCCCTCGTCCGACGGCGGGCGGCTCGTCGGCATCCCGCATCCCGCGCTCTTCGCGCTCGACGACCTCGTCGGCGTCGATCGCAACGTCGAGCGCCTCGTCCGCAACACCGAGCAGCACGTGCGCGGCCTGCCCGCGAACAACGCGCTCCTCTACGGCGAGCGGGGAACGGGCAAGTCGTCCGCCGTGCGCGGCCTCCTCGCGCGCTTCGGCGCGCAGGGGCTGCGCATGGTCGAGGTGCACCGCGACGAGCTCGTCCACCTCCCGCACGTGCTCGCCGCGATCGCGGCCGACGGCGGCCGCCATCGGTTCCTGCTCTTCGTCGACGATCTCTCGTTCGGGCCGGGAGAGGCGGGTTACCGCGAGCTCAAGGCGGCGCTCGAGGGCAGCCTCGAGGGCCCGCCCGCCTCCGTGCGGATCGTCGCGACGAGCAACCGCCGCCACCTCCTGCCCGAGTCGATGGCCGACAACCGCGGCGCGCACGTGGACGAAGCGGGCGAGCTGCACCTCGGCGAGGCGCTCGACGAGAAGCTCGCGCTCTCCGATCGCTTCGGTCTGAAGCTCGGCTTCTACCCGTTCGACCAGGACACCTACCTCGCGATCGTGCGCCACTGCCTGGCGCGCGCGAACGTCGACATCTCCGAAGGGTCCGCCTCCGGCGGCGGCGTCCCGAGCTGGGAGTGCGTGCGCGCCGATGCGCTCCGCTTCGCGCTCGAGCGCGCGAGCCGCTCCGGTCGCGTCGCGCGCCAGTTCGCCGACGATCTCGCCGGGCGGCTCGCCCTCGAGCGCGCCACCGCGTCGACGCCGGACGGCGAACGTTAG
- a CDS encoding aminotransferase class I/II-fold pyridoxal phosphate-dependent enzyme, producing the protein MTAQKKRAQRITGAGAVQVAASIEASIRAGELAPGDPLPTVRELAGRLGLAPATVAAAYRALRARGLAVARGRRGTRVSPRPPIASAPPPAVPEHVRNLSLGNPDPRLLPDLAPFLATLARDGGPSRLYGEAVIHPDLERLARADFLADGIPCEAVGIASGALDAIERVLQAHLRPGDRVAVEDPGFTGVLDLVAALGLEAVPVAVDAEGPLPASLEAALARGAEAFIATPRAQNPTGAAISAARAAALRAALVRSPDLLVIEDDHMGAVSGAPYATLLEHARARRVAIRSVSKALGPDLRVAVFAADPATAARVEGRQLVGVRWVSFVLQRLVAALLEADDVRAMLARAAATYAERRAAALEALAAHGIAATGVSGHNIWIPVADEARTLQGLLDEGFAVAAGERFRIESPPAVRVTVADLGPGDASAFADAFARVLTPPRRTHGA; encoded by the coding sequence GTGACTGCACAGAAGAAGCGAGCGCAGCGTATCACCGGCGCGGGCGCCGTCCAGGTGGCGGCGAGCATCGAGGCGTCGATCCGGGCGGGCGAGCTCGCCCCCGGCGACCCGCTGCCGACCGTGCGCGAGCTCGCCGGCCGGCTCGGGCTGGCGCCGGCGACCGTCGCCGCCGCCTACCGGGCGCTGCGCGCACGCGGCCTCGCGGTCGCGCGCGGGCGCCGGGGGACGCGTGTAAGTCCCCGTCCTCCCATCGCTTCGGCCCCGCCGCCCGCCGTACCGGAACACGTTCGCAATCTGTCGCTCGGCAATCCCGACCCCCGCCTCCTGCCCGACCTCGCGCCCTTCCTCGCGACGCTCGCGCGCGACGGCGGCCCCTCGCGGCTCTACGGCGAGGCCGTGATCCACCCCGACCTCGAGCGCCTCGCGCGCGCGGACTTCCTGGCCGACGGCATCCCGTGCGAGGCGGTCGGCATCGCGAGCGGCGCGCTCGACGCGATCGAGCGCGTGCTCCAGGCGCACCTGCGCCCGGGCGACCGCGTCGCCGTCGAGGACCCGGGCTTCACGGGCGTGCTCGACCTCGTCGCGGCGCTCGGCCTCGAGGCGGTGCCGGTCGCCGTCGACGCCGAGGGGCCGCTGCCGGCCTCGCTCGAGGCAGCACTCGCCCGCGGAGCGGAGGCGTTCATCGCGACCCCGCGCGCGCAGAACCCGACGGGCGCCGCCATCTCGGCCGCCCGCGCCGCCGCCCTCCGCGCGGCGCTCGTCCGCAGCCCCGACCTCCTCGTGATCGAGGACGACCACATGGGCGCGGTCTCGGGCGCTCCCTACGCGACGCTGCTCGAGCACGCCCGCGCGCGGCGCGTCGCGATCCGCTCCGTCTCGAAGGCGCTCGGCCCCGACCTGCGCGTCGCCGTGTTCGCCGCCGACCCGGCGACCGCCGCGCGCGTCGAGGGCCGCCAGCTCGTGGGCGTGCGGTGGGTGAGCTTCGTGCTGCAGCGGCTCGTCGCCGCGCTGCTCGAGGCCGACGACGTGCGCGCGATGCTCGCGCGCGCGGCCGCGACCTACGCCGAGCGCCGCGCTGCCGCACTCGAAGCGCTCGCTGCGCACGGCATCGCGGCGACGGGCGTGTCGGGCCACAACATCTGGATCCCGGTCGCCGACGAGGCGCGCACGCTGCAGGGACTGCTCGACGAGGGCTTCGCCGTCGCCGCGGGCGAGCGCTTCCGCATCGAGAGCCCGCCCGCCGTGCGCGTCACCGTCGCCGACCTCGGGCCCGGCGACGCTTCGGCCTTCGCCGACGCCTTCGCGCGCGTGCTCACGCCGCCGCGCCGGACGCACGGTGCCTGA
- a CDS encoding pyridoxamine 5'-phosphate oxidase family protein, with the protein MSPIDAAAPADEAPLRPRAAPPTARTTVKRGAARAAYERDVVRAIADDALLCHVACAVDGAAHQIPIFFARMGDELVLHGSTGNRVLRALRDGAEATIGIALCDGLVLARSAFHHSVNYRSVVAYGRARELAGAEKLAALECLIEKVAPGRWRDTRPPNDEELRRTLVLAVPLGEASAKVRTGGPLEEDEDWELPHWAGVVPLRTQAGEPVPCERLAPGVAPPESVRARGARPGAQG; encoded by the coding sequence ATGTCCCCGATCGACGCCGCAGCCCCTGCCGACGAGGCCCCGCTCCGCCCGCGCGCCGCGCCGCCCACCGCGCGCACGACCGTGAAGCGCGGCGCCGCGCGCGCGGCCTACGAGCGCGACGTCGTCCGGGCGATCGCCGACGACGCGCTCCTCTGCCACGTCGCCTGCGCGGTCGACGGCGCGGCCCACCAGATCCCGATCTTCTTTGCCCGCATGGGCGACGAGCTCGTGCTCCACGGCTCGACCGGAAACCGCGTGCTGCGCGCGCTGCGCGACGGCGCGGAGGCGACGATCGGCATCGCGCTGTGCGACGGGCTCGTGCTCGCGCGCTCGGCCTTCCACCACTCCGTGAACTACCGCTCGGTCGTCGCCTACGGCCGCGCGCGCGAGCTCGCGGGCGCCGAGAAGCTCGCGGCGCTCGAGTGCCTGATCGAGAAGGTCGCGCCCGGCCGCTGGCGCGACACGCGCCCGCCGAACGACGAGGAGCTGCGCCGCACGCTCGTGCTCGCCGTGCCGCTCGGCGAGGCGTCGGCCAAGGTGCGGACGGGCGGCCCGCTCGAGGAGGACGAGGACTGGGAGCTGCCGCACTGGGCGGGCGTCGTGCCGCTGCGGACGCAGGCTGGCGAGCCCGTCCCCTGCGAGCGGCTCGCGCCGGGCGTCGCGCCGCCCGAGAGCGTGCGGGCGCGCGGCGCGCGGCCGGGCGCGCAGGGCTAG
- a CDS encoding aminotransferase class I/II-fold pyridoxal phosphate-dependent enzyme produces MDVFAKCDRYTLSREVRAAGIYPYYRAISSAQDPVVTIDGEEVVMLGSNNYLGLTNHPEVKAAAIAALERYGTGCAGSRLLNGTLDIHVEMEERLAAFMRRDAVLSFSTGYQVNVGVLSCLLDRHDTAFLDNLDHASIIDGVRLSFGKALKFKHNDMEDLAEKLANSDPERGRIIVVDGIFSMEGDIAKLPDLVRLKKQYGARLMVDDAHGLGVLGDNGRGTGEHFGLEHEVDLVMGTFSKSLAAIGGFIAGGSQVVEYIKHHARAEIFSAAPPPASCAAVTKALEIIEREPERRKQLWENTEYMKRELEGLGFDTGVSNSPVIPMVVGDDLTAFTFAARLQDEGVFANPVITPAVPPGEAMIRTSYMATHRRPHLDRALEALEKVGKELGVL; encoded by the coding sequence TTGGACGTCTTCGCCAAGTGCGACCGCTACACGCTCTCGCGCGAGGTGCGCGCCGCCGGCATCTACCCGTACTACCGCGCGATCTCCTCGGCCCAGGACCCCGTCGTCACGATCGACGGCGAAGAAGTCGTGATGCTCGGGTCGAACAACTACCTCGGGCTCACGAACCACCCCGAGGTGAAGGCGGCCGCGATCGCCGCGCTCGAGCGCTACGGCACGGGCTGCGCGGGCTCGCGCCTCCTGAACGGCACGCTCGACATCCACGTGGAGATGGAGGAGCGGCTCGCCGCGTTCATGCGGCGCGACGCCGTCCTGTCGTTCTCGACGGGCTACCAGGTGAACGTCGGCGTGCTGTCCTGCCTGCTCGACCGCCACGACACGGCCTTCCTCGACAACCTCGACCACGCCTCGATCATCGACGGCGTGCGGCTGTCGTTCGGCAAGGCGCTCAAGTTCAAGCACAACGACATGGAGGACCTCGCCGAGAAGCTCGCGAACAGCGACCCGGAGCGGGGCCGGATCATCGTCGTCGACGGCATCTTCTCGATGGAGGGCGACATCGCGAAGCTGCCCGACCTCGTGCGGCTCAAGAAGCAGTACGGCGCGCGGCTCATGGTGGACGACGCGCACGGCCTCGGCGTCCTCGGCGACAACGGGCGCGGCACGGGCGAGCACTTCGGGCTCGAGCACGAGGTCGACCTCGTCATGGGCACGTTCTCGAAGAGCCTGGCCGCGATCGGCGGCTTCATCGCCGGCGGCTCGCAGGTCGTCGAGTACATCAAGCACCACGCGCGCGCGGAGATCTTCTCGGCGGCGCCGCCGCCGGCCTCGTGCGCGGCGGTCACCAAGGCGCTCGAGATCATCGAGCGCGAGCCGGAGCGGCGGAAGCAGCTCTGGGAGAACACCGAGTACATGAAGCGCGAGCTCGAGGGGCTCGGCTTCGACACGGGCGTCTCGAACTCGCCGGTGATCCCGATGGTCGTCGGCGACGACCTGACGGCCTTCACGTTCGCCGCGCGCCTCCAGGACGAGGGCGTCTTCGCGAACCCCGTGATCACGCCGGCCGTGCCGCCCGGCGAGGCGATGATCCGCACGTCCTACATGGCGACGCACCGCCGCCCGCACCTCGACCGCGCGCTCGAAGCGCTCGAGAAGGTGGGCAAGGAGCTCGGCGTCCTCTGA
- a CDS encoding VacJ family lipoprotein, with the protein MHSPIARSLGVALLAAALAGGLAPSARADMADDLPPGGYASGGAPAPADSVDEPDFDAPEPDGAAPSDACDPLFDDDCPEDGGAPLAQFPDPWEPYNRGAMAFNRVFDDVVFDPMTKAYKLLPDPVEHGIQNALDNLDTPSIAINDALQLEWVDMATTLSRFVVNSTLGVAGVFDVGSRIGLERHSSDFGQTLAIAGSPSGPYVVLPVLGPTTVRDAFGNVADAAMNPILFLFGLGSLQQIGDIGMSGLALRADKIQELESLEKGSIDFYAALRSAFFQNRQAEIWSRREHRRDDFAR; encoded by the coding sequence TTGCACTCGCCGATCGCGCGCTCGCTCGGGGTCGCGCTGCTCGCAGCGGCGCTCGCCGGCGGGCTCGCTCCGTCCGCCCGCGCCGACATGGCCGACGACCTGCCCCCGGGCGGCTACGCATCGGGCGGCGCCCCCGCTCCGGCCGACTCCGTCGACGAGCCCGATTTCGACGCTCCCGAGCCCGATGGTGCCGCGCCCTCCGACGCCTGCGACCCGCTCTTCGACGACGACTGCCCCGAGGACGGCGGCGCGCCGCTCGCCCAGTTCCCCGACCCCTGGGAGCCCTACAACCGCGGCGCCATGGCGTTCAACCGCGTCTTCGACGACGTCGTGTTCGACCCGATGACGAAGGCCTACAAGCTGCTCCCCGACCCGGTCGAGCACGGCATCCAGAACGCCCTCGACAACCTCGACACGCCCTCCATCGCCATCAACGACGCGCTCCAGCTCGAGTGGGTCGACATGGCGACCACGCTCTCGCGCTTCGTCGTGAACTCGACCCTCGGCGTCGCGGGCGTCTTCGACGTGGGGTCGCGCATCGGCCTCGAGCGCCACTCGTCGGACTTCGGCCAGACGCTCGCGATCGCCGGCTCGCCGAGCGGGCCCTACGTCGTGCTGCCCGTGCTCGGGCCGACGACGGTGCGCGACGCGTTCGGCAACGTCGCGGACGCGGCGATGAACCCGATCCTCTTCCTGTTCGGGCTCGGGTCGCTCCAGCAGATCGGCGACATCGGGATGAGCGGGCTCGCGCTGCGCGCGGACAAGATCCAGGAGCTCGAGAGCCTCGAGAAGGGCTCGATCGACTTCTACGCCGCGCTGCGCAGCGCGTTCTTCCAGAACCGTCAGGCGGAGATCTGGAGCCGGCGCGAGCACCGGCGCGACGACTTCGCGCGCTAG
- a CDS encoding ABC transporter substrate-binding protein encodes MHRRTPIALASLASIVLAVAVASAPSARAEAPSRSGASAAIDALHEGLLGVMKQADAIGYRGRYDRLYAIVTQSFDLPFMAEKTVGRHWSKLSPEEQQQWLASFHEMTAATYAGRFEGFSGQTFEVLGEEPAGHGTTVVRSVLHNPSGEDVQLNYRLHETGGAWRVIDVYLNGTVSELALRRSEYSAVLKRDGFAKLIETIEGKTQELAAGSLN; translated from the coding sequence GTGCACCGACGCACCCCGATCGCACTCGCCTCGCTCGCTTCGATCGTCCTCGCCGTCGCCGTCGCCTCCGCTCCGTCGGCGCGCGCCGAGGCGCCTTCCCGGAGCGGCGCCTCCGCCGCGATCGACGCGCTCCACGAAGGGCTGCTCGGCGTGATGAAGCAGGCGGATGCGATCGGCTACCGCGGTCGCTACGACCGGCTCTACGCGATCGTCACGCAGTCGTTCGACCTGCCGTTCATGGCCGAGAAGACCGTCGGCCGGCACTGGTCGAAGCTCTCGCCCGAGGAGCAGCAGCAGTGGCTGGCGTCGTTCCACGAGATGACCGCCGCCACCTACGCGGGCCGCTTCGAGGGCTTCTCGGGACAGACGTTCGAGGTGCTCGGCGAGGAGCCGGCGGGCCACGGCACGACCGTCGTCCGCTCCGTCCTGCACAACCCGTCGGGCGAGGACGTGCAGCTCAACTACCGCCTCCACGAGACGGGCGGGGCCTGGCGGGTGATCGACGTCTACCTGAACGGGACGGTGAGCGAGCTCGCCCTGCGACGCTCCGAGTACTCGGCCGTCCTCAAGCGCGACGGCTTCGCGAAGCTGATCGAGACGATCGAGGGCAAGACGCAGGAGCTCGCCGCAGGCTCGCTCAACTGA